Proteins encoded in a region of the Amphiprion ocellaris isolate individual 3 ecotype Okinawa chromosome 21, ASM2253959v1, whole genome shotgun sequence genome:
- the LOC129347933 gene encoding uncharacterized protein LOC129347933 translates to MKRFRQKHVWCLNPSPDVQVPPPHVQFPPADQPPDVQVPPPDVQVPPPDVQIPPVDQPPDVQVPPVDQPPDVQIPLPDVQVPPADQPPDVQVPPPDVQIPPPDVQVPPPDVQIPPVDQPPDVQVPPVDQPPDVQVPPPDVQVPPPDVQIPPVDQPPDVQIPPPDVQVPPVDQPPDVQVPPVDQPPDVQIPLPDVQVPPADQPPDVQVPPPDVQIPPPDVQVPPPDVQIPPVDQPPDVQVPPVDQPPDVQVPPPDVQVPPPDVQIPPVDQPPDVQIPPPDVQVPPADQPPDVQVPPPDVQIPPPDVQVPPPDVQVPPPDVQIPPVDQPPDVQVPPVDQPPDVQVPPPDVQVPPPDVQIPPVDQPPDVQVPPVDQPPDVQIPLPDVQVPPADQPPDVQVPPPDVQIPPPDVQVPPADQPPDVQELLRLRPPSANCS, encoded by the exons ATGAAGAGATTTAGA CAGAAACATGTGTGGTGTCTCAATCCATCTCCAGATGTTCAGGTTCCTCCACCACATGTTCAGTTTCCTCCTGCAGATCAACCTCCAGATGTTCAGGTTCctcctccagatgttcaggttcctcctccagatgttcagatTCCTCCTGTAGATCAACCTCCCGATGTTCAGGTTCCTCCTGTAGATCaacctccagatgttcagaTTCCTCTTCCAGATGTTCAGGTTCCTCCTGCAGATCAACCTCCAGATGTTCAGGTTCctcctccagatgttcagattcctcctccagatgttcaggttcctcctccagatgttcagatTCCTCCTGTAGATCAACCTCCCGATGTTCAGGTTCCTCCTGTAGATCAACCTCCAGATGTTCAGGTTCctcctccagatgttcaggttcctcctccagatgttcagatTCCTCCTGTAGATCaacctccagatgttcagattcctcctccagatgttcaggTTCCTCCTGTAGATCAACCTCCCGATGTTCAGGTTCCTCCTGTAGATCaacctccagatgttcagaTTCCTCTTCCAGATGTTCAGGTTCCTCCTGCAGATCAACCTCCAGATGTTCAGGTTCctcctccagatgttcagattcctcctccagatgttcaggttcctcctccagatgttcagatTCCTCCTGTAGATCAACCTCCCGATGTTCAGGTTCCTCCTGTAGATCAACCTCCAGATGTTCAGGTTCctcctccagatgttcaggttcctcctccagatgttcagatTCCTCCTGTAGATCaacctccagatgttcagattcctcctccagatgttcaggTTCCTCCTGCAGATCAACCTCCAGATGTTCAGGTTCctcctccagatgttcagattcctcctccagatgttcaggttcctcctccagatgttcaggttcctcctccagatgttcagatTCCTCCTGTAGATCAACCTCCCGATGTTCAGGTTCCTCCTGTAGATCAACCTCCAGATGTTCAGGTTCctcctccagatgttcaggttcctcctccagatgttcagatTCCTCCTGTAGATCAACCTCCCGATGTTCAGGTTCCTCCTGTAGATCaacctccagatgttcagaTTCCTCTTCCAGATGTTCAGGTTCCTCCTGCAGATCAACCTCCAGATGTTCAGGTTCctcctccagatgttcagattcctcctccagatgttcaggTTCCTCCTGCAGATCAACCTCCAGATGTTCAGGAGCTTCTCAG GCTCCGCCCTCCTTCAGCTAACTGCTCCTGA